The sequence below is a genomic window from Lentimicrobium sp. L6.
TGGCTCTGTTGTTTTAGTTGAATCTGTATTCGGTTTCCATGTTATGAGAATCGATGGCAAGAAAGATTTTTCTGATAAAGTAAAAGTTGCCAAAATGGAAAGAGAAATCCAGCCTAGTAACCAAACTTACCAAGATGTTTATGTTAAAGCCAATGAGTTTGCAAGTAAATGCAAAGTTTCAAGTTTCGATGCTGTAACTGAAGAAATGGGTTTAAGTAAAAGATCATTAGCTGATTTAGATGCTATGCAAGAAAATATCCCTGGACAAAAAGAAGGTCGTCAAATTATTATTTGGGCTTATGGTCAAGATAGAGAGCTTAACGACTTAGAATTATTTGATATGGGTGCTAGTTATTTGGTTACTACTCTAGCTAAAATCTCTGATGAAGGATATACTCCTTTAGAAGATGTAAAGCAAAAAATTTCTTCCGCTGTTAAGAACTTAAAGAAAGCTGATATGATTATGGAGAAGATGCAAAACTCTTCAAACAAAAGCTCTTTAGACAAATTGGCTGCAGAACTTAATGTTAAAGCTGAGACTACTAAACTAACTTTCGAAACCTCTAGCTTCCCTGGATTTGGTCCTGAAGCTGATGTTATCGGAGTAGCTATGTCATTAGATAAAGGAGAAATGGCTGGTCCTATCAAAGGAAGCAAAGCAGTATTTATGCTTGAAGCTGTTAATACTAAAGCTGCAACTGAAAAGGCCAACTATAAAGCGTTATCAGATCAAATGAGTAATAGATTCCTTTCTTCTGTTAACTTCAAGCTTTATAAAGCTATGGAAGAGCAATCAGAAATTGTTGACAATAGACATTTATTCTTCTAAAAAAAGAAAAAACATATTGAAAAACCTCTCCTAATCTTAGGGGAGGTTTTTTTTATTATATTCGTGAAAAATTATTAAAATGGAAAGTATATTTAATACTAATGAAGAAAAGTTTGAACTTAGTCCCTCCTCTATTCAACACCTTACAGAAGCTGCGAAATGGAGTAAATTCCTATCTATAGTGGGCTTTGTGGGCGTTGCCTTATTTATAGTTCTTGCCCTGTTTATGGGAATCGTTTTACCATCATTGAATGAAGGACTTGGGATGGATGCTTTTCAACAGTTAGGTAACCAAGGCAACAAGGGTAATATGGCCATATTTGGCCCCATCATGGCTTTCATTTATTTGGCTTTTGCCATCCTCTATTTTTTTCCTGTATTATACCTTTTCAATTTCTCTAAAAAGGCTCAATTAGCCATTAAAGAAATGAATAATGAGCTCATAGAAGCTTCATTCAATAATCTCAGAAAACATTTCAAATTTATAGGA
It includes:
- a CDS encoding DUF5362 family protein, whose product is MESIFNTNEEKFELSPSSIQHLTEAAKWSKFLSIVGFVGVALFIVLALFMGIVLPSLNEGLGMDAFQQLGNQGNKGNMAIFGPIMAFIYLAFAILYFFPVLYLFNFSKKAQLAIKEMNNELIEASFNNLRKHFKFIGILVIVIIALYALAFVGAIMGGILASQF